The Halobellus sp. MBLA0158 genome has a window encoding:
- a CDS encoding ABC transporter ATP-binding protein: protein MHDVVAGYGNTTVLHDVNIAVDDGQIACLIGPNGSGKSTLMKSIYGFADVKAGTVTLRGEDITGRSPQENLANGMSYVLQEASVFPGMSVHENMLMGGYVFEDDERANRRAEELYDEFPILGDIRDQRAGTLSGGQRRLLELARALMVDPEVMMLDEPSIGLEPRFIDDVFERIKQLNDLGTTILLVEQNAEKGLSVADRGFVLASGEIKFTGTGTELLNDDEVGRLYLGG from the coding sequence ATGCACGACGTCGTGGCCGGCTACGGCAACACGACCGTGCTCCACGACGTCAACATCGCCGTCGACGACGGCCAGATCGCCTGCCTGATCGGCCCGAACGGGTCGGGGAAGTCGACGCTGATGAAGAGCATCTACGGCTTCGCCGACGTCAAGGCGGGGACGGTCACGCTCCGGGGCGAGGACATCACCGGCCGCTCGCCCCAGGAGAACCTCGCCAACGGGATGAGCTACGTCCTGCAGGAAGCGAGCGTCTTCCCGGGGATGAGCGTCCACGAGAACATGCTGATGGGCGGGTACGTCTTCGAGGACGACGAGCGCGCCAACCGCCGCGCCGAGGAGCTCTACGACGAGTTCCCGATCCTCGGAGACATCCGCGACCAGCGCGCCGGGACCCTTTCGGGCGGCCAGCGCCGGCTGCTCGAACTCGCCCGCGCGCTGATGGTCGACCCGGAGGTGATGATGCTCGACGAGCCGTCGATCGGCCTCGAACCGCGCTTCATCGACGACGTCTTCGAGCGGATCAAGCAGCTCAACGACCTAGGGACGACCATCCTGCTCGTCGAACAGAACGCCGAGAAGGGGCTCTCGGTCGCCGATCGCGGGTTCGTGCTCGCGAGCGGCGAGATCAAGTTCACCGGCACCGGCACCGAACTCCTCAACGACGACGAGGTCGGCCGGCTCTACCTGGGGGGATAA
- a CDS encoding universal stress protein — protein sequence MYRILLPVDDDAKRARAQADFVADLPGIDDIEVVVTHTLTDEEVGAPDELRNVDRVDTVRLVRDRLEDRGLDVELAEARHPPADGILEIAAEFDIDHIAMSTQRRSPAGKALFGSVAQTVLLDADVPVTIVTTDDE from the coding sequence ATGTATCGGATCCTCCTCCCCGTGGACGACGACGCGAAGCGCGCCCGCGCGCAGGCGGACTTCGTCGCCGACCTCCCCGGCATCGACGACATCGAAGTCGTGGTGACCCACACCCTGACCGACGAGGAGGTCGGGGCACCCGACGAACTGCGGAACGTCGACCGTGTCGATACGGTCCGGCTCGTCCGCGACCGCCTCGAAGACCGCGGGCTCGACGTCGAACTCGCCGAGGCCCGACACCCGCCGGCCGACGGCATCCTCGAGATCGCCGCGGAGTTCGACATCGACCACATCGCGATGAGCACCCAGCGGCGCTCGCCGGCGGGGAAGGCCCTGTTCGGAAGCGTCGCTCAGACGGTGTTGCTCGACGCCGACGTGCCGGTCACGATCGTCACGACCGACGACGAATAG
- the rpsJ gene encoding 30S ribosomal protein S10, producing the protein MQQARVRLAGTSPDDLDDICDDVREIANKTGVNLSGPIPLPTKTLEVPARKSPDGEGTATWEHWEMRVHKRLIDIDADERALRQLMRIQVPNDVSIEIVLED; encoded by the coding sequence ATGCAGCAGGCACGCGTCCGTCTGGCCGGGACCAGCCCGGACGACCTCGACGACATCTGCGACGACGTTCGCGAGATCGCGAACAAGACGGGGGTCAACCTCAGCGGTCCGATCCCGCTGCCGACGAAGACGCTCGAAGTGCCCGCGCGGAAGTCCCCCGACGGCGAGGGGACCGCCACGTGGGAACACTGGGAGATGCGCGTTCACAAGCGTCTCATCGACATCGACGCCGACGAACGCGCCCTCCGGCAGCTGATGCGGATCCAGGTGCCGAACGACGTCAGCATCGAGATCGTCCTCGAGGACTGA
- the tuf gene encoding translation elongation factor EF-1 subunit alpha, with amino-acid sequence MSDKPHQNLAIIGHVDHGKSTLVGRLLFETGSVPEHVIEQHREEAEEKGKGGFEFAYVMDNLAEERERGVTIDIAHQEFDTDEYYFTIVDCPGHRDFVKNMITGASQADNAVLVVAADDGVAPQTREHVFLARTLGINELIIGINKMDLVDYSEDSYKQVKDEVNKLLKQVQFNSDDATYVPISAFEGDNVAERSENTSWYDGPTLLESLNDLPEPEPPTDAPLRLPIQDVYTISGIGTVPVGRVETGTISPGDNVSFQPSDVGGEVKTVEMHHEEVPQAGPGDNVGFNVRGIGKDDIRRGDVCGPADDPPTVAETFQAQIVVMQHPSVITAGYTPVFHAHTAQVACTIESIDQKLDPSSGEVAEENPDFIQSGDAAVVTVRPQKPLSIEPSGEIPELGSFAVRDMGQTIAAGKVLDVNER; translated from the coding sequence ATGAGTGACAAACCGCACCAGAACCTGGCCATCATCGGCCACGTCGACCACGGAAAGAGTACGCTGGTCGGGCGACTCCTGTTCGAGACAGGATCCGTCCCCGAGCACGTAATCGAGCAGCACCGCGAGGAAGCCGAAGAGAAGGGCAAGGGCGGATTCGAGTTCGCCTATGTGATGGACAACCTCGCCGAGGAGCGCGAGCGCGGGGTCACCATCGACATCGCCCACCAGGAGTTCGACACCGACGAGTACTACTTCACCATCGTCGACTGTCCGGGCCACCGTGACTTCGTCAAGAATATGATCACGGGCGCCTCGCAGGCCGACAACGCGGTGCTCGTCGTCGCCGCCGACGACGGCGTCGCGCCGCAGACCCGCGAGCACGTCTTCCTGGCCCGCACCCTGGGCATCAACGAGCTCATCATCGGCATCAACAAGATGGACCTCGTCGACTACAGCGAGGACTCCTACAAGCAGGTCAAAGACGAGGTCAACAAGCTCCTCAAGCAGGTCCAGTTCAACTCCGACGACGCCACCTACGTCCCGATCTCGGCCTTCGAGGGCGACAACGTCGCCGAGCGGTCCGAGAACACGTCCTGGTACGACGGCCCGACGCTCCTGGAGTCGCTCAACGACCTCCCGGAGCCGGAGCCGCCGACGGACGCGCCGCTCCGCCTGCCGATTCAGGACGTCTACACCATCTCGGGCATCGGGACGGTCCCGGTCGGACGCGTCGAGACCGGTACCATCAGCCCCGGCGACAACGTCTCCTTCCAGCCGTCGGACGTCGGCGGCGAGGTCAAGACCGTCGAGATGCACCACGAGGAAGTGCCGCAGGCCGGCCCCGGTGACAACGTCGGGTTCAACGTCCGCGGCATCGGCAAGGACGACATCCGCCGCGGCGACGTCTGCGGCCCCGCCGACGACCCGCCGACGGTCGCCGAGACGTTCCAGGCCCAGATCGTCGTGATGCAGCACCCCTCGGTCATCACCGCCGGCTACACGCCGGTCTTCCACGCCCACACGGCGCAGGTCGCCTGTACGATCGAGTCCATCGATCAGAAGCTCGACCCCTCCTCGGGCGAGGTCGCCGAGGAGAACCCCGACTTCATCCAGTCCGGCGACGCCGCGGTCGTCACGGTCCGACCGCAGAAGCCGCTCAGCATCGAGCCGTCGGGCGAGATTCCGGAGCTCGGGTCCTTCGCGGTCCGCGACATGGGTCAGACCATCGCGGCCGGGAAGGTCCTCGACGTCAACGAGCGATAG
- a CDS encoding homoserine dehydrogenase has product MSGKRLAVVGAGAVGGSVVDLAADYGHRIVAFADSSSAAVDAGGIDTEAALDRKSDEGRVGDADPEAALEADYDVLVEATPTTLGDAEPGFSHLRTALERDRHVVLANKGPVAERYGDVRDLERESAGNVRFEATVGGAIPIVSTVEDLSPSHVEAARGVLNGTANFILSRMAAEGIDYEHVLAEAQDLGVAEADPTFDVEGTDAALKCVILANVLAEGETEYTLDDADVEGITNVPGSALELAAEDGRTIRLVGEATRDGIRVGPRLVPQNAALAVTGTRNIVQLETDHAGQLNLSGRGAGGPETASAVLGDVGRLEDR; this is encoded by the coding sequence ATGAGCGGCAAGCGACTCGCGGTCGTCGGCGCCGGCGCGGTCGGCGGCTCAGTCGTCGACCTCGCGGCCGACTACGGCCACCGGATCGTCGCCTTCGCGGACTCGTCGTCGGCCGCCGTCGACGCCGGGGGCATCGACACCGAGGCGGCCTTAGACCGGAAGTCCGATGAGGGCCGCGTCGGCGACGCCGACCCCGAGGCGGCGCTGGAGGCCGACTACGACGTCCTCGTCGAGGCGACGCCGACGACGCTCGGCGACGCCGAGCCCGGCTTCTCGCACCTTCGCACGGCGCTGGAGCGCGACCGCCACGTCGTCCTCGCGAACAAGGGGCCGGTCGCCGAGCGCTACGGCGACGTCCGGGACTTAGAGCGCGAGAGCGCCGGGAACGTCCGCTTCGAGGCCACCGTCGGCGGCGCGATCCCGATCGTCTCGACGGTCGAGGACCTCTCGCCGTCGCACGTCGAGGCGGCCCGGGGCGTCCTCAACGGGACGGCGAACTTCATCCTCTCGCGGATGGCCGCCGAGGGGATCGACTACGAACACGTCCTCGCGGAGGCCCAGGACCTCGGCGTCGCCGAGGCGGACCCGACCTTCGACGTCGAGGGCACGGACGCGGCGCTGAAGTGCGTCATCCTCGCGAACGTGCTCGCCGAGGGCGAGACGGAGTACACCCTCGACGACGCCGACGTCGAGGGGATCACGAACGTCCCCGGCAGCGCCCTGGAGTTGGCCGCCGAGGACGGCCGGACGATCCGGCTCGTCGGGGAGGCGACCCGGGACGGCATCCGCGTCGGGCCGCGGCTCGTCCCGCAGAACGCCGCCCTCGCCGTGACCGGGACGCGGAACATCGTCCAGTTGGAGACCGACCACGCCGGCCAACTGAACCTCAGCGGCCGCGGCGCCGGCGGCCCGGAGACCGCCTCGGCCGTGCTGGGCGACGTCGGTCGGCTGGAAGACCGATAG
- a CDS encoding amino acid-binding protein: protein MTSALDSDADADEEPDSGDSGGATRSRTSHADAADTDADGEPQPHTIRLELADQPGQLLAALEPISANGGNLLSIFHERGNVTPRGRIPVEVDVEATPDRFEAIVAALRDEGVNVVQAGAEHYAEEVVVVLVGHLVDTDLSDTLRRIEQYPSTSIADFSLNAPEGRSDTSSARLRMATRAGETAEAISLVREIAEEKDLHVVEPLAGGAV from the coding sequence GTGACGTCCGCGCTCGATTCCGACGCGGACGCCGACGAGGAACCGGACTCCGGCGATTCCGGCGGCGCGACCCGCTCGCGTACGTCCCACGCCGACGCCGCCGACACCGACGCCGACGGCGAGCCCCAGCCCCACACGATCCGGCTCGAACTCGCCGACCAGCCGGGGCAACTGCTCGCGGCGCTGGAACCCATCTCAGCGAACGGCGGGAACCTCCTGTCGATCTTCCACGAGCGGGGGAACGTCACCCCGCGTGGCCGCATCCCCGTGGAGGTCGACGTCGAGGCGACCCCGGACCGCTTCGAGGCCATCGTCGCCGCGCTGCGCGACGAGGGCGTCAACGTCGTCCAGGCGGGCGCCGAACACTACGCCGAGGAGGTCGTCGTCGTCCTCGTGGGCCACCTCGTCGACACGGACCTCTCCGATACGCTCCGTCGGATCGAACAGTACCCCTCGACGTCGATCGCGGACTTCTCGCTCAACGCGCCGGAGGGGCGCAGCGACACCTCCAGCGCCCGGCTCCGGATGGCGACCCGCGCCGGCGAGACCGCCGAAGCGATCTCGCTCGTCCGCGAGATCGCCGAGGAGAAGGACCTCCACGTGGTCGAACCCCTCGCGGGGGGAGCCGTATGA
- a CDS encoding sensor histidine kinase, which translates to MRTQLLTLLDRVGFGSPPESVAPARPSAVRLLASAIISATGLVLLVPNLFPLLSGGGPLSVVLGAVGGVVSLGLVAVGGLLYYSGFSDRNALRIAIWNLLGIVVLGSVMLAHAYAQNRLSGGIAPSMFTVGNLLAIGAAAHVIIGVYDARRVRAEQLARERRRTAVLNRVLRHNLRNEAQVLAGHADIVATVPSEERLKKSADVLKRSAETVGSLADGAKTITRERDRSPEEYRETDPVAVLEGAVAHARDRFPDAAFSVDAPDDIDARVRASDGLRTALDELLENAAEHGDPPVEASVRVLPDAVELSVSDRGDGIPSHERDVVVGEADITQLTHGSGLGLWVAKTVADTHGGEISFTEHDDATTVTISLPRI; encoded by the coding sequence ATGCGCACACAACTCCTCACGCTCCTCGATCGGGTCGGGTTCGGCTCGCCGCCGGAGTCTGTCGCTCCTGCGAGGCCCTCCGCCGTCCGGCTCCTCGCGAGCGCCATCATCTCGGCCACCGGTCTCGTCTTGCTCGTACCGAACCTCTTTCCGCTGCTTTCGGGCGGCGGCCCGCTGTCGGTCGTACTCGGCGCGGTCGGGGGCGTCGTCTCGCTCGGCCTCGTCGCCGTCGGCGGCCTGCTGTATTACAGCGGCTTCAGCGACCGCAACGCGCTCCGGATCGCGATCTGGAACCTCCTGGGAATCGTCGTCCTCGGGAGCGTGATGCTCGCGCACGCGTACGCCCAGAACCGACTGTCGGGCGGGATCGCGCCGTCGATGTTCACCGTCGGCAACCTCCTGGCAATCGGCGCGGCGGCCCACGTCATCATCGGCGTCTACGACGCCCGCCGGGTGCGCGCCGAACAGCTCGCCCGGGAGCGCCGCCGGACGGCCGTGCTGAACCGCGTCCTGCGGCACAACCTCCGCAACGAGGCGCAGGTGCTGGCGGGCCACGCCGACATCGTCGCGACCGTCCCGAGCGAGGAGCGGCTCAAGAAGTCCGCGGACGTGCTGAAACGCAGCGCCGAGACGGTCGGGAGCCTCGCCGACGGCGCGAAGACGATCACCCGCGAGCGGGACCGGAGCCCCGAGGAGTACCGCGAGACCGACCCGGTCGCGGTACTCGAGGGCGCGGTCGCACACGCGCGGGATCGGTTCCCCGACGCGGCGTTCTCGGTGGACGCGCCCGACGACATCGACGCGCGGGTCCGCGCGAGCGACGGCCTCCGGACGGCCCTGGACGAGCTCCTGGAGAACGCCGCCGAGCACGGCGACCCGCCGGTCGAGGCGTCGGTCCGGGTCCTCCCCGACGCGGTCGAGCTCTCGGTCTCCGACCGGGGCGACGGCATTCCGTCCCACGAGCGGGACGTCGTCGTCGGCGAGGCCGACATCACACAGCTGACCCACGGGAGCGGACTGGGGCTGTGGGTCGCAAAGACCGTCGCCGACACCCACGGCGGCGAGATCTCGTTCACCGAACACGACGACGCGACCACGGTGACGATCTCGCTGCCGCGCATCTAG